ATGCAGTGTGTGTGAGTACTTTTGGTTGTGGGgcttttgattatttatcaTGCGAGCTTATTGGGGAAGGTACTCGACTAATTTGACATGTCATGTGTGATGACCACTAGCTGGTTGGAAAACACTTACCAGTCATCATATGCCTTTTCTTTGGTAACCTATAATATATCCAAATTAACTAGTAACTCATTTTGGCTGTCCTCCGTTGAATATCTTTTGCTCTTGTCTTCGCTTTGAACCTAGTCCTGCATACTTAAAGTGATCATGCTGTTTACTAGTGTCACTCTATGATGCACGGAACTCCACCCAATCATAGTTTCCCCGGTGTTTTGGAAACGTTTTAAAAATGGAAACTTCCGGAAATGTCTCCAAAACATTCTGGGGCCTCTTCTGTAGTTTAACCAAGTTAGGAACCTGTTTCTGAATCAGAAATGTCCGTCCtcaagtaaaaataaaaatcgaAGATAAAGTAAGAAGAGAAAGTAGTACTGAAAGACTTGacttttagtattaattattactttggaattttgtagatgcttttttttttttctttttttttctgaagacttgatttattatttttcttaaattgttCTTAATATCTATCGATTATCGATGGTAATTATATacgaataaattaataaattaatattttatatataatttattataaaactaacattGATacattgatatatttatgtttcACACACATACACACACATATGTTCCCTgcagttttttttcttacatttttgaaaaataaagtttcaaCATTTCCATGTTTTGCTGTTTCCATTTCTGTTCCTTTTCCGTTTACATAGGTGTCAGTTAACCTAGGGGTGTCTTGCTCCTTGAAGACGCATGTTAGCGCTTTAAGTGGAGGTGTGGCACCAAATTGTGGATTCTGGATCAATGGATTAGtgtttttttatacataaaattgCAAAACTATATACATGTGCATTCAATGTTATCATCTCTGGTGATGGTAGAGGTGATGATATACTTTTGTTTGTTTACATGATTGGACAAGAATTACTAGATGGTAAAAGCACCTCAGTATAACAAGTCTATCTGATGAACTTTGGTTTGGATAATCAATACCATTGTGATTATGCAACCAGCTTTTGAAAAAAGGCCCCTCTTTAAACAAAATCCGGTTTTTCACATACACTAACCAATATTTTTAGAAGTCCAAATACTTGTCATGGCTTCTAAAGTTGCTATTCATGTGTGCTTTTCAAAGTATGTTCACTACCTTTTGGGTCCTTCTATAGTTCTCAGTGTGCTccaaattatttgaaattgaaacaGGAGCTATAACCTGCTTATTTTGATTGTAAAATGGCCCCTGAAGTTTGAAATTTTGGCTGTCATGTGGCCTAGTTATGCCAGTAAATATAGTTatgctttttcctttttgaaatTGTTGCTACTAATTTGTGTATAGTTACTGTGTTATAGTTCCTCCTCCATGGTAGTTGggtttctttatttgatgatataaTCTCCAACTCtgtgaatttaaaaatctgtGTGGTGTATGAATTATCAAGCAGTGTACTTGTAAGGTTCCCTGACTTTTGTAATTTTCTGGTATGTCGAAGCAGTGATTTgtgtcaattttttaaattatgaatgagttctttttctctttgattAAGCTATATAATTATGTCGCCCACATgtttagtaaaatatttttctagcTTGACTGGAGTCCTGGTTGACCATGCTACATGTGatttataaatcaatagtTGCTATTTAAATTGGTGATGTCATAAGTCATGCATTCATGGGCTCTCTCTGCTGTCTGTTTTGTGCAGTATGATGTGCGATGTCCTATCTAGTATGATgcaaatattgataaaattaacatttttcatttaattggTTTTGTCGAGAAACATTTTTATAatgttttcttatttcaatACAAAATTCGGCATTCACAGGCTGTGTTGTCTGTTATATGCAGTGTGATGTGCATCCTTCGATGGGCCACATACAGTCAGAAACCAACCTGCCCTCAGTGCAAACATCCATTTGAGTTCCTTAATGTTCATCGTTCACTTGATGGCAGGTAGCACTCGGATCTTCATTCTAACAAAGTAATTTGTTATGATATTTCATGTGGGAACAATTAGTTATAAATTGGATTAATAATTAACTTCGTGATCCACAAAACCCCACAAAGTGTGACCTGAATTCAgattgtattattattatctacaCTCAGTTTCCTTGCCTTTtaggttatttctttttcgtattttattttaataagttgtTGATTTGTAACAACAGCATCCAGGATTACATGTTTGAGGAGAGTGTGTGTCTTCTTCTTAGAGCTGCGTGGTTTAATCCTTTGATTGTGGAGAGTCATGAAGATGCATATGATGACTTGGACGATTATTATGTGTATGGATATGGGGATGATGACGATGACGATGAGGATGATCTAGCGGATGTCTACTTAAGCAGTTCGTCAAACCTTCGTATCGGTAATCGGAAGTGGGGAGACAATGGTTATGTCAGGTCAGGGCGTCAAGAAGCAAGGCCAGCTTATAGACCAAACGTCCAGGATTCTGGTGCTGGTTCATCATCATCCGAacctaaaaagaaagaaactgcAAGGGATAGGACGGGTCGACGCGCAAAGAGGACACTTAAGCGGGAAGCTGCTGACAAGGCAGCCGCAGCAAAACACCAACAGCATTTGGCAAGGTTTGGGCGAAAGTGAGTCTCTCTCGGTGCCTCTGTATGTAATTCATAATCCAGAAACCATAATCTGGTCTTTGTACAGTATCTCCTCAACTTTGTGAAAATAATGACATGGTAGTTTGGTTAGGATGGTGGAATTTACAGGGTTGCTGTCTgtatcattcaaaatttgattcaCATCTTTAATTGCAGAATCTGGTTCCGATCTTATCATGGCTGCTTTCAGCCTGATTTAACTGTACATTATAAACGTTTTATGTTCACAGGCCATTGTCAGGCAATTGATGCTTAGCTGTAGACTTGGTTTCTTTTGTTGGCTTGGCTTTGCATTATTCTGGAAGAAAGATTTTTTAATTCCGAATCGCTTATTCAAGAACACTTGCTAAATGAGTTAGAAAGTTGATCTAGGAAAGTGTTTTGtatgtttttattaatcttGATTCAGCAAACCTCTTGTGATTGTATTTTCTGCTCCACATTGAAGATAATATGTGTGCTTTTCGGTGTGTAATAACATTGAgtcttataaatttttgtgtttaagctattcttttttattaagttagtatatttagattttagacACAACTCAACATAGCGTTTAATGACTTTTATAGagtttataattaatagatgACTTTCACAAACTttacttaaaaatacttttatagatattgatagacttttattgattttcatatgctattatttatttattattttatttaatcatttcacttttttcttttcattttttctgtttattttaGACATTATATcacaataatattatatataaaataacagACTTCGTTTCATTGTTGTATTAAATTCATaccaattttaaattttttatctcacaatatgaatattattcttttatcaagagaatacttttttaaaaataaaattattatattacaatTTGTCTCCAATTAAACCACCAAATTTATGTCCCACtcgttatattttatttattatttatttgataaatacttaaactAATAATGATCACGCttactaaattatttgataaatacttaaacCGATAATTATGCTTACCAACATAAGTGTAATATCCAGAATCttcctttaataataataataataataataataattaataaatgagtttttaattaaattaattttaattttatttttatttggtttaattagaatgatttaaatacaattttgaattttaatgctaaacaaataaaggagctattttctatatcctattagtttgaatttttaagagattaattaagtaaattctttgagaaataaattatatttttggttattcaaaattttctctcaaatgaatatatttaattaaattctatatttaagagttatgaaagaaattgtaaaggatattttataaaagaattgttGGGGAAAAGGGTAtcttagcaaattgattaattaaattaattgtgtgctaggattaaattggaaatttattttagaataaggattaaaagtataattttattaatatggggttttaatgaaaatttgtatgtttggtattttgtaaataaatatgtcggtaagggctttttgataattttacatttaaaagcaagggtgtatatataattatatattttcaataattttaattttgcccaaattaattagttaggggcttaattgaaaggctaaaaaaaagtttaagggttaattggaaattttgctggacgaaattgttgtaattaaaaaagttgagggaccaaaaggtaagaaagaaaatttcagggaccaaaagtcgatatggagatgaagaaaagaagaaaagaatcggggagagagaaaggaagggaggaagaagaagaaagaagcgGGCTACGGTGGCGTCGGCAATGGCCAGCGTGGAGTAAGGCAGCCAAAACTTCCTTACCGCCGTGCGTGCGTTTCCTACGATGGTAGCCGCTGATTCTGGTGGCGATCGACTTCCCTCAGTGAGAGCTTCTTTTTGGCTGTGGCGGCGTCGACTTTAGTGGCCGGAGGAGGGAGTTCCGGCGAGGTGTTGGCAGCGGTGTTTTCTGGCGAGCTCTAGCgagggatggatgatcggaggacatatctagactcccctcagctcaaacttcgcaatggcaccggtttcgtggcgatcagaCTCCGTTTATAAATCGACGGCCTAGATCGTCcataaatctctccggatgatcgagggtcggatcggaaaatcagaagcgagaatcgtcatcagcgcgttgTTTCGAGTCCATTGGTGTGTTCAGATCGTCGAttggactccggcggctggaggcgagtcgaccgagcgatcaaacGTCTAGGTaatttctctggcccgttgattttagaattctttgataaatttatatatttgttgaattgtgttgagcttttgaaaatatattgttagttaaaataattagtttgtcAGACTGTTTGCCATTAGATAtgatttgtgatgtgtggcggagtcgaaatcttggggacccgactcctgttATATTGAATTGtagaatatttgaagtgttttctggcaggtcctggacccgttttctGGAGGGTAAATGTCCATATTTTAGGGGAGATTCTGCCggatttttggtagaattcttctgagtcgagattttagacagtcagtcctaggaatctagatctagggttaattgtcaattgtttcagtgttattgataaattattttttatgattaaataatCCGTCTGTttggctcgctccacccgaggcattaAAATAGAGCTAGGCggtcgtcaaagctgtgagttaaagtcatatatatgCTATGCACGTGTAATTTTAAATAGCTATTGCGATTAAATGATTgtaagtttaaattattcatttaattgttattcatatatatcatactctttgattactattcatatatatatatatatatatatatatatatatatatatatatatatatatatatatcatgttcTTTATCactgaatttattattgtctGATGACACAGGATGGGACGACAGTAAAACATATTAGTTTGATGAGTGTATCAGTATGGATCCGAGAGTGACGAAAGAAAGGGTAAATTGGTaagtttaaaaagaaaagtttaggacttgccttggtcgagcatcgctctctgggcttggtagagtgtgtttgccggagtaaaggtccctggtcgagcattacTCTCTGGGCGCAGGCTTATTTggaacctaagtgaccagactggagttaaggatcctagtcgagcttcgctctctgggcgccagtcttattggagtaagagagccgaaaggctaagagtattaatgataattaagtggctgaactggatttaaggaccttgatcgagcttcgctctttgggcgccagttctgttagaatgagaaagtcgagatgttagtgttgagAGTAAAGTTCTGCTGTGGTACCCCGTCCTGTTGTATGtgaagttatatttattttattttattttattttatttaagcatggcatgacatgAATATTGTTGTATGACATAATGTTTATTTCCAAATCActaaatgtgttattgaagtgtttgaaattatttttgggatatatgattttaactcactctcgagatttacagtttcaattttactgttttttagATATGTGTTTGTTAGTCTTCCCACGGCTTTTATCAAGCAACTCGACTCCTTCATAATCGGGTGACGTGTTTGATTCAGTATACTGACttgtaaaaatttagattctccgcagtagaaatagtagacttatcagttgtaattttttgtagtttcgggtctcgcctaattcttctggcagaccaaattaaatatgtagaattgaATAGTTAAGTTAGATTGTGAATCAGTACCGTGGATTGTACCATCAGTAGCATCATATGAGATTTGATTAAGTAAGAGCGTGTTAGGCTTACTAAGGGATTTGATAGCCTTACACCTAACCATTCCCTAATGCTGGTCACGAGCCTACAGATCGGATCGTGAcaataagaaattatccaaataatcttcttaataaaatctaaaaatctaTATATGGTGGGATGTTTACTCAAAACAATTCATTAatgtttcattttaaattcatattttttatgagactcttttaaaattaaattattttaaatattcttttaaaataaaaatcttttaagtattttttatatgtgcgagtataagaaagtattattagtaaataacttttagcttttaaaatttcatcatttcttatatcttttaagatggagaatataataaagagaaatgaaGACAATAATGtaagaaattttgaaaagaagaaatatgggttttcaaaaaaaaaaaattttaaaatcttgacgaaaagtgaaagagaaatcttgaaaattttcattCATAACAATGCATTTCAATAAAAGTATATGAAAGTTCATgtatataaaaagttaatgactttttaaatactaatttatttttaaaaactttataaaagttgtaattgaatattactttaacttttaaagactttttaaaagtatatattgaaTACCTCATAACTTatacaaaatttttcaaagtcaTTATTAAATACATCCCGACTTTTAAACTCTATCAAAGTCTTTAAAagtcttaattaaatatacccttataaGTATCACAAAATAGATTAAGGGGTAATCTGCTTATCAGCTTAAAGGCTAAAGctaagaattttcttttggcaTATTGAAATAGGGTAGCCGGGATGGAAATAGGCCTGAGTTAAGAGTAAGATGGTAATAAGAGTTATGAAAATTCATTTTGTAGTGAATTTTAAGAAATGATTAATCAGTAAAAAatgttttattgattcatcacttttttttttaattttcaaatataattttaagaaatttttttgtaattttatctctgagtttataattttttaaaattactactttataaattattaatcgttaaataaaataattggcataaattcatttatatataatatctcaagaactaattatattaacaactattcagaaaaaataatttaagttaaaattctcacaatttagtttaaattttatagaaaaatgttGGATTTTCTGATATTGCATTTGATTATGAGACTATTAAATTTGTAGGATTTTACTTGATAATATTCATGagattaagaaataaaaaaaaataatttaaaatttatatcagaatttgataagttaattTGATACTTGATCGAAATTCAAGACAACTTGAGCTAGATCTGACCACGAGTCGGTTTGAAACTGAAACTAAACCGGAACAAATTGGTCAAACTCAAAATCAACTTAAAGAGAACTAAAATTAGAGGGGGCCGATTTAGGGCTGgttcaatattttttagaattggACTGGCGGTTTCGATCTCAAACCGCCCATTttctaaaaatgaaatttagtAATAGTAAATAGTAAAAGGATTTATTATGTTATactattatttcaattaagaataagttcttttaaatattaataataatacatataataataattataataatataaataatattaaagatatttgaTAAACGAAAAAtgataatgaataaaaagtcaataataataataaataaacaaataaattcataaaaggaGAAATATTATGGTACTAATGCAACAAATATTTTGTCGATATGACATATTATTTAAAGTTCATTTATATGATCTTCACCTACTTGACTTTTTCTTCAGGACGTGTAGTACCTTAACTATTATATTGTATTTTGTTAAGAGAGTAAGGTATGTTGAgcaaattatgataaaatctttttaaatatatatattttttaaattaatactatatttagttgaaattcattaaaaaatataaaagagaaaataaaatagaaacgagaaaattgaaaaagatatttttatattatagaatGTATTGACCTACTAATGTGGAATTCATTtagaaattctatttattttgatagaatttagtttaactaTAATCAATTCTACACAAATTTGATTAAGTAGAACTTTCACTCcatttaaagtatataaattttaaattttttaaataaattttttaaattttacggATTTCAATCAAATACTGTGTAAgcatccatatatatatatatatatatatatatatatatatatatatatatattttctgaaAGAGTTTCTTTAGCTTTATGTGATTCTTTTCAATGtgtttaattgaaataaaatacaaagttacaaaaagaaatcaggaaaaagaaaaaggaaaaacttgACTCTTCTGGTCCAATTCTAGACATAATGTACCTAAATTAACCTTATACTTGCCAGAGAATGAGTGAAGAAGGTGCCAAAGGTAAAATGTTAGAAATGCATGTGTGCttatttcttcaatttctaATCAATAGGATGGCCCCTACACTCATCCACTGAAAGCACCCTGCCACCTACTTTCTTAACATTTTATTGAAGAAActtccttatatatatataaatgcttcaataagaatttttttttagaatttgcTCTTTCAACACAATTGACCAAAATTTTCTTggatattatttcttttgtgattttaaattaatgtCATGAAAAAGATTAACCCAAcaattggaaaagaaaatattatgtatCAAGTTAACAATTAGGAGTTAATATCAacttattttcctttttttttttctataaaaaaagtggcttttgaaatttagaaaaccaaagacataaaataaaataaaacatacctttattatacaatttcaaattagtatttttatttgtaagaATAAAGAGATCTCGAATTCAAGTCTTTCAGTTAATTGTCCATTCATATTAATAGACGATTCATATTAATAGAGTTTATTGCTTCTATAAtcaatgatatataaataagttggaaataaataaataaaaatttataattggaTAAATGTTTATTCCAATGTTTTAAATAATGGGGCACTAAAAATAAGTCAACAACATGTAATAAATTATTGGTTATATCTTATAAATTAGTGCATTCTTTTGGTTCATTTTgctgttatttatttactgtGATCAAGTCATTTTCTATTCCTATTTTTTGGGTTAGTTTCAGTCAAATAGTGAAGTATCAAAAGAAGAGTATTCTACTCAAATCTATTAGAATTTTCTTGTATCTTCATTTAAGGAGAATTAGTTAAGTTTGAGTCTTTAAATATCAGCAACTGATGTAATTCTTTTTACTTGTATAAGACTTCAGTTTATTCTCCAGATCATTaagaatttcctttttcttttgttttatatttccTTTTGTTGTATTTGATGAGCTATCATCTTTGTACTTAGCTAAAAAATCAACCAATAAAAATGTTTTGCTTGATGATGATCAACAAAATTTGGAGATATTCCTTGAAGCAGATGCAAAAAGAAGTGATGAATCAGCAGCCTTAAGAATGAATTCCACAAGTTCAAAAGATGGTGAACAAACAATTAGAAGATCTTTGAGGGACACAAAGCAACCAAGTCACCTTAAAGACTATGAAGTACAACTTAATCACTGTAGTGTAACCTCTTGCTTCTTTGTTAGAGCACTGAATGAATAAGAACTAGTGTGTTATGATGAAGCTAAAGGCTGTCAAGAATGGGAACTTACAATGAAAGAAGAGATTGAagctttaaagaaaaatgatatgtGGGAGCTTGTTCCAAGGCCAGAAAATTGCACATCGATTACATGTAAATGGGTTTATCGTTTAAAGAAGAAACCAGATGGCATAACTGACAGATGCAAAGCCCCTCTGGTTACCCGTGGTTTCTCTCGAAGCTATGGGCTTGATTATGAGGAGACTTTTAGTCCTGTTGCAAAAATGGTGACTGTGAGATCAGTCATTTCTTTTGCTGCATTTAGAAGTTGGAAGCTATGGCAACTTGATGTAAAGAATGCATTTCTTTATAGTGAGCTGGATCGTGAAGTTTTAATGGAACAACTTCAAGGTTTTGCCTCTGAACAACTTCCTAATCATGTTTGTCGATTGAAGAAGGCGTTGTACAGACTCAAACAAGCTCCCCGTGCTTGGTATGGtaaaatttctcaatatttCATCTTTTGTGGATTCAAAGTTTCTGATTCAGATTTGACTTTgtttatcaaattagaatcAAGAATACATTTGCTGGTTTTGTTGTATGTCGATGACATGATAATTACCGGAAGCGATAAAGCTGAAATTTCTCGCTTAAGGAATGATTTATCAATTcgttttgaaataaaaaacttgGGTCAGATTGGATGTTTTCTTGGCCTAGAAGTGGAGGAAATAGAACAGGGATACTTTATATCTCAAAGAAGATATACAAAGAGTCTTTTGCAGTGTTTTGGCATGGGGGAGTCAAAGGAAATGTCAACTCCTATGGAATCACATCTCAAGCTTAACAAAGAAGAGGGGCAATTCTTGAAGGATGCTGTAACATTTAGGCAACTTGTTGGGAGTCTGATCTACTTGAAAATTACAAGACCAGAAATTGCTTATTTTGTTAGTGTTATCTCCCAGTTTATGCAAAATCCAAGAACTCCTCATTTAGATGTTGCCAAGAGAATTCTACGATATGTAAAGGGTTCAACTGATTTTGGTCTTATTTACAAGAAATCATGTGATTTTTTGTTATATGGTTTTACTGACGCGGATTGGGCAGGAGATGCAAGTGATCGTCGTTCAACTTCAGGGTACTGTTTTAATATTGGCTCAGCTGTTGTCTCATGGTGCAGTAAGAAGCAACCCATTGCTTTCAATACATGGCAGCAACAATGGCTGCACAGGAATGCATTTGGTTAAAATGTTTGATGGGAGAGATTTTTTCTAAGGTTGATTATGCTGTGCAAATTCATTGTGATAATGAAAGTGCAATCAAACTTGCTTCCAATCCAATTTTTCATGGGCGTACAAAACATATTGAAACTCGTCACCACTTTGTTTGGAAAAAAGTGTTGAACTAGGAAATTGAGTTGAAAGGAATTCATACTAGCAATCAAGTTGTAGATATATTTACAAAGGCTCTAGGCAGATATAAGTTCAAAAACTTCAGAGCTACTCTTGGTGTCGTTAACCGTAAGTATACACTAAGGGAGAGTCTTATAAATTAATGCATTCTTTTGGTTCATTTtgctattatttatttactatgaCCAAGTCATTTTCTGTTCCTATTTTTTGGGTTAGTTTCAGTCAAATAGTgaaatatcaataaaagagTATTCTACTCAAATCTGTTAGGATTTTCTTGTATCTTCATTTAAGGAGAATTAGTTATGTTTGAGTCTTTAAATATCAGCAACTGATGTAATTCTTTTTACTTGTATAAGACTTCAGTTTATTCTCCAGATATTAACTTCTTTTGCTTCATTAAGaatttcctctttcttttgttttatatttccttttgttttattatagtCATTAGCGTTAAATGTATATCCTAAAAGCCAATTAGACTTTTGCTTTTTGATTCATACattgtgatattattatgtaatgaatatctttttatttaatggtaGTTGTCTATCATTCATTTttgtagtaatataattattgaatgggtccaataatatttattaaagactcTATTCTCAAGAGCTGAGAATATGAGTGACAGATGATTtgtagaataaatattataaaatagttcttggtcgtaagattaaatattagatatcTTTAATCCAAAAGACCAACATAATGTGTTTAACCCTATGATTAGTATgagatactaatatatataagttggTGAGTCTCATGCCATTTGGTATGAGTTACTAAGTTAATCATTATGGGTCACTTGTGAGATGAGTGGACTGAACATGATTTGAAGAAATAACAAATCACATGAATAATTTACTCAAGTCACTGattcattattaagttat
The Ricinus communis isolate WT05 ecotype wild-type chromosome 1, ASM1957865v1, whole genome shotgun sequence DNA segment above includes these coding regions:
- the LOC8267816 gene encoding uncharacterized protein LOC8267816 — protein: MTSLINIDALQQQQQQLPNSLSHLSVQDQVEVQTEVKVHENPCGNHGGVCAICLDKIVLQETALIKGCEHAYCVMCILRWATYSQKPTCPQCKHPFEFLNVHRSLDGSIQDYMFEESVCLLLRAAWFNPLIVESHEDAYDDLDDYYVYGYGDDDDDDEDDLADVYLSSSSNLRIGNRKWGDNGYVRSGRQEARPAYRPNVQDSGAGSSSSEPKKKETARDRTGRRAKRTLKREAADKAAAAKHQQHLARFGRK